In Pontiella desulfatans, one DNA window encodes the following:
- a CDS encoding sulfatase, with protein sequence MMKKLFLVGLCCAWSAVAAPKPNIVFILVDDLGHGDVGFNGSVYYETPNIDQLANNGLVIENAYMYPTCSPSRTAIATGKQSFRTGVYTVPVLEKGNDRNNLFSRWTVGEEHTMYSQPLAEAGYKSIHLGKWHLVGPYPEFELGAQWPIKAKLKQPNPWDYSWAEKHKTDYVKYYPEGRGYLKNVGGTYRGDPALEIGGYKSKTGGYWAPFNNPFMPEKNPKDKWLTDHLTTEAIHFMDEHKDGPFFINLHYYTVHRPIVERSKALTEKYMNKPGDPISGQGTENPKQKLTTAQYATMIESLDDNIGRITEFLDQSGLRENTLIVFTSDNGQNIGLNHRLRGKKGFVYEGGIRVPTFLNWPGRIDARRTQTAVSGLDLFPTFMELAGIEYNGVLDGDSVAGLFKGEPKPLKERPLFWHLASEYRNPTCSIIRKNDMKLIQFLASGDLELYDLKKDPKEANNLAQKNPETAQQLLAELVAWRKANNVPLPPNAAMEF encoded by the coding sequence ATGATGAAAAAACTATTTCTGGTCGGTCTGTGCTGTGCGTGGTCGGCTGTTGCGGCCCCAAAACCCAATATTGTTTTTATCCTGGTCGATGACCTGGGGCATGGCGACGTGGGCTTCAATGGCTCGGTGTATTATGAAACACCCAACATCGACCAGCTGGCCAACAACGGGCTGGTAATCGAAAACGCCTACATGTATCCGACCTGCTCGCCATCACGCACGGCGATCGCCACCGGCAAGCAGTCGTTCCGCACCGGCGTCTACACCGTGCCCGTGCTGGAAAAGGGCAACGACCGGAACAATCTTTTCTCGCGCTGGACGGTGGGCGAGGAGCACACCATGTATAGCCAACCGCTCGCCGAAGCCGGCTACAAATCGATCCACCTGGGCAAGTGGCACCTCGTTGGCCCCTATCCCGAATTCGAACTCGGCGCCCAATGGCCCATCAAGGCCAAGCTCAAGCAACCCAACCCGTGGGACTACAGCTGGGCGGAAAAACATAAGACGGACTATGTGAAGTATTATCCCGAGGGCCGCGGCTACTTGAAGAATGTCGGCGGCACCTACCGCGGCGACCCGGCACTGGAAATCGGTGGCTACAAAAGCAAGACCGGCGGCTATTGGGCCCCGTTCAACAACCCGTTCATGCCCGAGAAAAACCCGAAGGATAAATGGCTCACCGACCACCTCACCACCGAAGCCATCCACTTCATGGACGAACACAAGGATGGCCCCTTCTTCATCAACCTCCACTACTACACCGTCCACCGCCCCATCGTTGAGCGCAGCAAGGCGCTCACCGAAAAATACATGAACAAACCCGGCGACCCGATCTCCGGACAGGGAACGGAGAACCCAAAGCAAAAGCTGACCACCGCGCAATACGCCACCATGATCGAATCGCTCGACGACAACATTGGGCGCATCACCGAATTCCTCGACCAAAGCGGCCTGCGCGAAAACACGCTGATCGTCTTCACGTCCGACAACGGGCAGAACATTGGCCTCAACCACCGGCTGCGCGGAAAGAAAGGCTTTGTCTACGAAGGCGGCATCCGCGTTCCAACCTTCCTGAACTGGCCGGGCAGGATCGATGCCCGCCGCACCCAGACCGCCGTTTCCGGTCTCGACCTCTTCCCGACCTTCATGGAACTCGCGGGCATTGAATACAACGGCGTCCTTGATGGCGATTCGGTTGCAGGCCTCTTCAAGGGCGAACCCAAACCGTTGAAGGAGCGCCCGCTCTTCTGGCACCTTGCCAGCGAATACCGCAACCCCACCTGCTCGATCATCCGCAAGAACGACATGAAGCTGATCCAGTTCCTCGCCTCCGGCGACCTGGAGCTGTATGACCTCAAGAAGGATCCGAAGGAAGCGAACAACCTGGCCCAAAAAAATCCAGAAACCGCCCAGCAGCTGCTCGCCGAACTCGTCGCTTGGCGCAAGGCCAACAACGTCCCGCTTCCGCCCAATGCCGCAATGGAATTCTAG
- a CDS encoding FAD-dependent oxidoreductase — protein MKRRSFFKTSAGTVGAVGFVAMNGEAAAPVNAKGERTADQWMQVGTGRTGLPNRRKTVHCEVAVIGAGMSGIAAAVAAARNGAKTVLVQDRPVLGGNASSEMRVTVNGVHGLRDKKKPTVERETGIIEEIMIENWHYNPQESYPVWDHVLYAYVNREPNLTLMLNTQATEAIMEGNKIKSAVCWGYTNETEYTLHAQQFIDCSGDGLLAATAGAEYRTGREGKAEFNESYAPDLPDGWTMGDCIMMITKDVGKPVPFFPPEYAMPFDHEKAFQDKHRKIKQVKEGFWWIEVGNDFDIIADRENIRHKLMAYFYGVWDYVKNSGDYPEAENLALDWVGSIPGRRESRRFMGDHILTQNDLLGYTHFEDAVAYGGWSLDEHNPGGIENLDEPASYFHKGFEKLYEIPYRSLYSKNIPNLQLSGRNASLTHIALSSTRIISTCAMMGQATGTAAALCVRKGIMPRELGQKHINELQEQLIRDDTFIPNRPANDPTDLVRNGGKLFASPAKSGDAKLLADGIGRDIYGELHHWESTGLPAEVQVVWETPVELSTVELKADTELHKKIAMHKNPAKNSGQHTTVPPELIKTMTIDAQVNGDWITVATVENNLVRRIKTAFPSVKATAIRLNITETWGKPTAKIFEVRAYAS, from the coding sequence ATCGGCCGGCACCGTGGGAGCCGTGGGGTTCGTGGCCATGAACGGCGAGGCCGCCGCGCCGGTCAATGCCAAGGGGGAGCGCACCGCCGACCAATGGATGCAGGTGGGCACCGGCCGGACCGGGTTGCCGAACCGCAGGAAGACCGTCCACTGCGAGGTCGCCGTGATCGGCGCGGGGATGTCGGGCATCGCGGCCGCGGTGGCCGCCGCGCGCAACGGCGCCAAGACGGTGCTGGTGCAGGACCGCCCGGTGCTCGGCGGAAACGCCTCCTCCGAAATGCGCGTGACGGTCAACGGCGTTCATGGTTTGCGCGACAAGAAAAAACCCACGGTTGAGCGGGAGACCGGGATCATCGAGGAAATCATGATCGAAAACTGGCACTACAACCCGCAGGAATCCTACCCCGTCTGGGACCATGTGCTCTACGCCTACGTGAACCGCGAACCGAACCTGACGCTGATGCTCAACACGCAGGCGACCGAGGCCATCATGGAGGGCAACAAAATCAAATCCGCCGTCTGCTGGGGCTACACCAACGAAACGGAATACACCCTCCATGCCCAGCAGTTCATCGACTGCTCGGGCGACGGCCTGCTGGCCGCCACCGCGGGGGCGGAATACCGCACCGGCCGCGAAGGCAAGGCCGAGTTCAACGAATCGTATGCCCCCGACCTGCCCGACGGTTGGACGATGGGCGACTGCATCATGATGATCACCAAGGATGTGGGCAAACCCGTCCCGTTCTTCCCGCCGGAATACGCCATGCCGTTCGACCACGAAAAGGCCTTCCAAGACAAACACCGCAAGATCAAACAGGTGAAGGAAGGATTCTGGTGGATCGAGGTCGGCAACGATTTCGACATCATCGCCGACCGCGAAAACATTCGCCACAAGCTGATGGCCTACTTCTACGGCGTCTGGGACTACGTCAAGAATTCAGGCGACTATCCCGAAGCCGAAAACCTGGCGCTCGATTGGGTGGGTTCCATCCCGGGCCGCCGCGAGTCGCGCCGCTTCATGGGCGACCACATCCTGACCCAGAACGACCTGCTCGGATACACACACTTCGAAGATGCGGTGGCCTATGGCGGCTGGTCGCTGGATGAGCACAACCCTGGCGGCATCGAAAACCTCGACGAACCGGCGAGCTATTTCCACAAGGGCTTCGAGAAGCTCTACGAGATTCCCTACCGTAGCCTCTACTCCAAAAACATTCCCAACCTGCAGCTTTCCGGCCGCAACGCCAGCCTCACGCATATCGCCCTCTCGTCCACGCGCATCATCAGCACCTGCGCCATGATGGGCCAGGCCACCGGCACGGCCGCCGCCCTGTGCGTGCGCAAGGGCATCATGCCGCGCGAGCTGGGGCAAAAGCACATCAACGAACTCCAGGAACAACTCATCCGCGACGACACGTTCATCCCGAACCGCCCGGCCAACGACCCGACCGACCTTGTGCGCAACGGCGGGAAGCTCTTTGCCTCCCCGGCCAAGAGCGGCGATGCCAAGTTGCTGGCCGACGGCATCGGGCGCGACATCTACGGTGAGCTGCACCATTGGGAATCGACCGGCCTGCCGGCCGAGGTTCAGGTGGTCTGGGAAACGCCGGTCGAACTTTCCACGGTTGAACTCAAGGCCGATACCGAGCTGCACAAGAAGATCGCCATGCACAAGAATCCGGCCAAGAATTCCGGGCAGCATACGACCGTGCCACCCGAGCTCATCAAGACCATGACGATCGATGCGCAGGTGAACGGCGACTGGATAACCGTGGCCACGGTCGAGAACAACCTCGTCCGCCGGATCAAGACCGCGTTTCCATCGGTCAAGGCCACCGCCATCCGCCTCAACATCACCGAAACCTGGGGCAAGCCGACCGCGAAAATCTTCGAAGTGCGCGCCTACGCATCCTGA